One Gelria sp. Kuro-4 DNA segment encodes these proteins:
- a CDS encoding class II fructose-1,6-bisphosphate aldolase — MSLVTIAALMPQAEKEGYAVGAFNANNLEFVQAIVAAAERQKSPVIIQASQGAINYAGLEQITAMVRTAAQAATVPVALHLDHGTDFNQVMRCIRAGFTSVMIDGSKLPLQENIALVRRVVEVAHAVGVSVEAELGRIGGTEEHITVSDREAFFTDPDEAETFVKATGVDTLAVAIGTAHGPYKGEPKLDFERLEAIRARVGIPIVLHGSSGVPDEAIRQAVARGVRKINIDTDLRQGFTARLRAVMAEQPEEYDPRKLLGPAREALQQVIEHKMQVFGSAGQVRK; from the coding sequence ATGAGCCTTGTTACCATCGCGGCGCTTATGCCACAGGCGGAAAAAGAAGGTTACGCCGTGGGCGCCTTCAACGCCAACAACCTGGAGTTTGTCCAGGCTATCGTGGCGGCGGCCGAGCGCCAGAAGAGCCCGGTGATCATTCAGGCCAGCCAGGGAGCCATCAACTACGCGGGTCTGGAGCAGATCACCGCCATGGTGCGGACGGCGGCCCAGGCGGCTACGGTTCCCGTGGCCTTGCACCTGGACCACGGCACCGATTTTAATCAGGTGATGCGTTGCATCCGGGCCGGTTTTACCTCGGTGATGATTGACGGCTCCAAGTTGCCCCTGCAAGAGAACATAGCCCTGGTGCGGCGCGTGGTGGAAGTGGCGCACGCGGTGGGCGTGTCGGTGGAGGCGGAGCTGGGCCGGATCGGCGGGACGGAGGAGCACATCACCGTGAGCGACCGCGAGGCCTTCTTTACCGACCCCGACGAGGCCGAAACCTTTGTCAAGGCAACGGGGGTGGATACCCTGGCCGTGGCCATCGGGACGGCGCACGGCCCTTACAAGGGCGAACCGAAGCTCGACTTCGAGCGCCTGGAGGCGATTCGCGCCCGGGTGGGCATCCCCATCGTGCTGCACGGGTCTTCCGGCGTGCCGGATGAGGCCATCCGCCAAGCGGTGGCGCGGGGCGTGCGCAAAATCAACATCGACACCGACCTGAGGCAGGGCTTCACGGCCCGCCTGCGCGCGGTTATGGCGGAGCAGCCGGAGGAGTATGACCCGCGCAAGCTCCTCGGCCCCGCCCGCGAAGCCTTGCAGCAGGTCATCGAGCACAAGATGCAGGTCTTCGGCTCCGCCGGGCAGGTGCGGAAATAA
- a CDS encoding TolC family protein: MLKWRHLPGSRWCAALLTVLVVAAAWPGAAGAAAAPRELTLEECLELAGKNSPQIKLAQVALDRAKLGLKEAKSAVDKLEDLADARFPLDFESTFIKENGLWQAEQQLALAQASYDLAGEGVRLAVKRAYYDLLKAEADLAQAEAAEKEAAEFQRAAAAQAEVGMATPAQLLAAETALAQARAGRLAAESAREAKRLALLKEIGLDLNTAVKPAPAPVEKEEFDLEKTVAQALENSLEIKAAALEKELADRRFDLTKRWYPEITYKYKGAEYTALSAALKLTDTRLAVETGVRSSYNLLLAAYEQLGPAGKAVDQAAENLRLAQAKLKLGAATQLDVLQAERALAQARSSLTGVEQSAALAAASLRAAALGLSLSSGSGQGSTGAAAPAGTSTAAGGSTAPAASAAGGGGF, translated from the coding sequence ATGCTTAAGTGGCGGCACCTGCCGGGGAGCAGGTGGTGTGCGGCCCTCCTCACGGTGCTGGTGGTTGCCGCCGCCTGGCCGGGAGCGGCGGGGGCGGCCGCGGCGCCGCGGGAGCTTACCCTGGAGGAGTGCCTCGAGCTGGCGGGGAAAAACAGCCCGCAAATCAAGCTCGCGCAAGTGGCGCTGGACCGGGCCAAGCTGGGACTCAAGGAGGCCAAGAGTGCTGTTGATAAGTTGGAGGACCTGGCAGACGCTAGGTTCCCTCTGGATTTTGAATCGACCTTTATAAAAGAAAACGGCCTGTGGCAGGCCGAGCAGCAGCTTGCCCTGGCCCAGGCGTCTTACGACCTGGCGGGCGAAGGAGTGCGCCTGGCGGTGAAGCGGGCCTACTACGACCTCCTCAAGGCCGAGGCGGACCTGGCCCAGGCCGAGGCGGCGGAAAAAGAGGCGGCTGAGTTCCAGCGGGCTGCCGCAGCCCAGGCCGAGGTAGGGATGGCTACACCCGCCCAGCTCTTGGCGGCGGAGACGGCACTGGCCCAGGCCCGCGCCGGGCGCCTGGCGGCCGAAAGCGCGCGGGAAGCCAAGCGCCTGGCGCTCCTTAAGGAAATCGGCCTCGACCTAAACACGGCGGTCAAGCCGGCCCCGGCGCCGGTAGAGAAGGAAGAGTTTGACCTGGAGAAAACCGTAGCGCAGGCGCTGGAGAACAGCCTCGAGATCAAGGCGGCGGCTTTGGAGAAAGAGCTGGCCGACAGGCGGTTTGACCTGACCAAGCGCTGGTACCCCGAGATCACTTACAAGTATAAGGGCGCCGAGTATACTGCCCTGAGCGCCGCGCTGAAGCTTACCGATACCCGGCTGGCGGTGGAGACGGGGGTGCGCTCCAGCTACAACCTGCTCTTGGCGGCGTACGAACAGCTGGGGCCGGCGGGCAAAGCGGTGGACCAGGCGGCCGAAAATCTGCGCCTGGCCCAGGCCAAACTCAAGCTGGGCGCCGCCACCCAGCTGGACGTCCTGCAGGCCGAACGCGCTCTGGCCCAGGCCAGGAGCAGCCTTACCGGCGTGGAGCAGAGCGCCGCCTTGGCCGCCGCCAGCCTCAGGGCGGCGGCCCTGGGACTCAGCCTCAGCAGCGGCAGCGGGCAGGGGTCCACCGGTGCAGCTGCTCCAGCGGGAACAAGCACGGCCGCCGGCGGTTCCACCGCGCCTGCTGCCTCAGCGGCGGGAGGTGGCGGCTTCTAG
- a CDS encoding S41 family peptidase, whose product MRGKKWLVLATVVAVILATLALEMPTLVRAVGSTDEGMAVFLEVLNRVRESYVEEVPANRLIDGALRGMVDSLGDPYSTYLTPQEFQDFQAGTNGTFGGVGIVITEEEGYIVVVAPIKGTPGDRAGIRPRDRIIRVDGRDIRGVDMDTAGQLMRGKAGTEVVLEIERGGKTFSVPITREIIEVNPVESKLLPEGYGYVRLTNFNEHAGQRLREALDQLSKQGMRGVILDLRGNPGGLLAQALEVAREFVPAGPVVYVEERQQKERRVLSSDLPRERWPLVVLVDGGSASAAEIVAGAVQDRKAGVLVGEKTFGKATVQDVFRLANGGAVKLTIGHYLTPNGRSINKQGITPDVVVPAPHYEGLGPLKVTRLLRPGKGGLDVAELQRRLQALGYNITKVDGIYGPETQEAVRHLQWDAALPASGVLDDATLAALNQRLSGEGVKDVQLEKAIQVLRGLLAKKAA is encoded by the coding sequence ATGCGCGGAAAAAAATGGCTGGTACTGGCAACGGTCGTAGCTGTCATCTTGGCTACCCTGGCCCTGGAGATGCCCACCCTGGTGCGCGCGGTGGGCAGCACGGATGAGGGCATGGCGGTGTTCCTCGAGGTGCTGAACCGGGTGCGCGAGTCCTATGTGGAGGAAGTGCCGGCGAATCGGCTCATCGACGGGGCACTTAGGGGCATGGTGGATTCCTTGGGCGACCCGTACTCCACTTACCTGACGCCCCAGGAGTTTCAGGACTTCCAGGCCGGCACCAACGGCACCTTCGGCGGTGTAGGCATTGTGATCACCGAGGAAGAAGGCTACATTGTGGTGGTGGCGCCCATTAAGGGCACGCCGGGCGACCGGGCCGGCATCCGCCCGCGCGACCGCATCATCCGGGTGGACGGCCGCGACATCCGCGGCGTGGACATGGACACGGCCGGCCAGCTGATGCGGGGTAAAGCGGGCACGGAGGTGGTGCTGGAGATTGAGCGCGGCGGCAAGACCTTCAGTGTGCCCATCACGCGGGAGATAATCGAGGTCAACCCGGTGGAGAGCAAGCTCCTGCCGGAAGGGTACGGCTATGTGCGGCTGACGAACTTCAACGAGCACGCCGGCCAGCGCCTGCGCGAGGCTCTGGATCAGCTGAGTAAACAGGGCATGCGGGGGGTCATCCTGGACCTGAGGGGCAACCCGGGCGGGCTTCTGGCCCAGGCGCTGGAGGTGGCGCGCGAGTTCGTTCCCGCCGGGCCGGTGGTGTATGTCGAGGAGCGGCAGCAAAAGGAGCGCCGCGTCTTAAGCTCCGATCTGCCCCGGGAGCGCTGGCCGCTGGTGGTGCTGGTGGACGGCGGCAGCGCCAGCGCGGCCGAGATTGTTGCCGGCGCGGTCCAGGACAGGAAGGCGGGTGTCCTGGTGGGCGAAAAGACCTTCGGCAAGGCCACGGTGCAGGATGTCTTCCGCCTGGCCAACGGCGGTGCGGTGAAGCTGACCATCGGCCATTACCTCACCCCGAACGGGCGCTCCATCAACAAGCAGGGCATCACCCCGGACGTGGTGGTGCCGGCGCCGCACTACGAGGGCCTGGGGCCGCTCAAGGTCACCCGCCTGCTCCGGCCGGGCAAAGGCGGGCTGGATGTGGCCGAGCTGCAGCGGAGGCTGCAGGCGCTGGGGTACAACATCACCAAAGTGGACGGTATTTACGGCCCCGAGACGCAAGAGGCGGTGCGCCACCTGCAGTGGGATGCCGCCCTGCCGGCCAGTGGCGTGCTGGACGACGCCACGCTGGCCGCCCTCAACCAGCGCCTGAGCGGCGAGGGCGTCAAGGACGTGCAGCTTGAGAAGGCGATCCAGGTTCTGCGTGGGCTCTTGGCCAAGAAAGCCGCGTAG
- a CDS encoding lysine exporter LysO family protein: MLNVIGALGVGFVLGRRGWLGKAAAWAGPAGTAGVALLLFLMGAKIGSDAELRQGLATLGLEAAVYAVAAVAGSLAAVKVLERALLVFPAARGERAPTRAGGRVVPADPLPPVPEGEKRDKGMICLVTATLALGLAGGYLGLMPAGYARQADALIAGALALLVFAVGVDLGQKQDTLQEFATLGLRALLVPAGVAVGSMVGTMLAGLLLGLKWNEGAAIGAGFGWYSLSGVLISQLHSVRLGTLAFLSNVLRESLSIVILPWVYRYLGTLAAVAPGGATTMDVTLPVIVKVAGEEAGLVAFASGFILTLLAPILVPLLV; encoded by the coding sequence TTGCTTAACGTAATTGGTGCCCTGGGGGTGGGTTTTGTGCTGGGCCGGCGCGGCTGGCTGGGTAAGGCCGCTGCCTGGGCGGGGCCGGCCGGCACGGCCGGCGTGGCGCTCCTCTTGTTTCTCATGGGGGCGAAGATCGGGAGCGACGCCGAGCTTAGGCAGGGCCTCGCCACCCTGGGCCTGGAGGCCGCGGTTTACGCCGTGGCGGCGGTGGCCGGCAGCCTGGCGGCGGTGAAGGTCTTGGAGCGTGCCTTGCTGGTGTTTCCGGCGGCCAGGGGGGAGCGCGCACCCACCCGGGCCGGCGGCCGAGTTGTTCCCGCCGACCCTCTCCCGCCGGTTCCGGAAGGGGAAAAACGGGACAAAGGAATGATTTGCCTGGTCACCGCGACCCTGGCCCTGGGGCTGGCCGGGGGGTACCTGGGCCTCATGCCGGCGGGCTATGCGCGGCAGGCGGACGCGCTCATTGCGGGGGCGCTCGCCCTCTTGGTTTTTGCCGTGGGGGTGGACCTGGGACAGAAGCAGGATACCCTGCAGGAGTTTGCCACCCTGGGCCTGCGGGCGCTCCTGGTGCCGGCCGGGGTGGCGGTGGGCAGCATGGTGGGGACCATGCTGGCCGGCCTTCTCCTGGGACTTAAATGGAACGAGGGGGCGGCCATCGGAGCGGGCTTTGGCTGGTACAGCCTCTCCGGCGTGCTCATCAGCCAGCTCCACTCGGTGCGCCTGGGAACGTTGGCCTTTCTCAGCAACGTGCTGCGCGAGTCGCTTTCCATTGTCATCCTGCCCTGGGTGTACCGGTACTTAGGGACGCTGGCCGCCGTGGCGCCCGGCGGCGCCACCACCATGGACGTCACCCTGCCGGTGATCGTCAAGGTCGCCGGGGAAGAAGCCGGCCTGGTGGCTTTTGCCAGCGGCTTCATCTTAACCCTCCTGGCCCCCATACTCGTCCCGCTCCTGGTCTAA
- a CDS encoding S-layer homology domain-containing protein, with protein sequence MKKPLRILTVFLLTAVLVTTVLPQAGLAAPKGHGGPGQAAQKAPKFKFKDIEKSWAREYITELAATGLVRGVNADYFAPDDEVESAQVLALLVRALGLEEKALGYGPEDLRADYLARVPLWARGYVRVAVERGLVTPEEVSRWQSGKKATRLDVARYVARLFGEEELAGTRPAGLNFTDLAGVPTDLQLYILIVAQRGIMVGAPGGRWLPFDYVNRGQMAKILSLILSRLSPVTSGPWRQQVYGELVQVTTGDADEAATVTLKTQQGQLTYTLAAECAVYVDGKAAEVEDLAPGQRAWLVLTRSAGGDVEAVYVRAQTPAPQKVAAKGTISGLTLGLDASLTVRAAGGEETTFAVEDDTVITLARHDVFLSDLELGQKVEVQGYRTGDRLVATEIAAEPEQQEVAGRVTAIVTNGRTALSLVDKKGTRYTFRVTDRTRIRLNSGPAVLEDLRPGDEVRVQAAAGEALRVEATRPEPEEKDIAGTIVTLVLGDNPSLSVKTRSGQVYTYRVTDDTRISLDGRAATLDALRTGWQAELTVKGDTALSIAAVTPEPAETELTGTLVQLKFGSAGSLAVEDENGRRSEYRVANNVRVRLDGKEGTLWQLAIGMQVKLHIRAGAVYEIEAEN encoded by the coding sequence ATGAAGAAACCATTACGCATACTGACGGTGTTCCTCTTGACGGCGGTGCTGGTAACCACGGTCCTGCCCCAGGCCGGCCTGGCGGCGCCCAAAGGCCACGGCGGCCCCGGGCAGGCCGCGCAGAAGGCCCCCAAGTTTAAGTTTAAAGACATCGAGAAAAGCTGGGCGCGCGAGTACATCACCGAGCTGGCGGCGACCGGGCTCGTGCGGGGCGTGAACGCCGATTACTTCGCCCCGGACGACGAGGTGGAAAGCGCGCAGGTGCTGGCCCTCCTGGTGCGCGCCCTGGGACTGGAAGAGAAAGCCCTGGGGTACGGCCCTGAGGACCTGCGGGCCGATTACCTGGCACGGGTGCCGCTGTGGGCGCGCGGCTACGTGCGTGTGGCGGTGGAGCGCGGGCTGGTCACCCCCGAGGAGGTCTCCCGCTGGCAAAGCGGCAAAAAGGCCACGCGCCTCGACGTGGCCCGGTACGTAGCGCGGCTGTTCGGGGAAGAGGAACTTGCCGGAACCCGGCCGGCAGGGCTCAACTTCACCGATCTGGCCGGGGTGCCTACGGACCTTCAGCTGTACATCCTCATTGTGGCGCAGCGGGGCATCATGGTGGGCGCGCCCGGCGGTCGCTGGCTGCCCTTTGACTATGTGAACCGGGGGCAGATGGCGAAGATCCTCTCCCTGATCCTCAGCCGGCTGTCGCCGGTAACCTCCGGGCCTTGGCGCCAGCAGGTGTACGGGGAACTTGTCCAGGTGACGACCGGCGATGCCGACGAGGCGGCGACCGTTACCCTTAAGACACAGCAGGGGCAGCTCACTTACACCTTGGCCGCGGAGTGTGCCGTCTATGTGGACGGCAAAGCTGCTGAGGTGGAGGACCTGGCCCCAGGTCAGCGGGCCTGGCTGGTGCTGACGCGGAGCGCCGGCGGTGACGTCGAGGCGGTTTACGTCCGCGCCCAAACCCCGGCACCGCAAAAGGTGGCGGCCAAGGGTACCATCAGCGGCCTGACGCTGGGCCTGGATGCTTCCCTTACCGTACGGGCCGCCGGCGGTGAGGAGACCACCTTTGCCGTGGAAGATGACACCGTGATCACCCTGGCCAGGCACGACGTGTTCCTGAGCGACCTGGAGCTGGGGCAAAAGGTCGAGGTGCAGGGCTACCGTACGGGCGACCGCCTGGTGGCGACGGAGATCGCCGCCGAGCCGGAGCAGCAGGAGGTGGCCGGGCGCGTGACGGCCATCGTGACGAATGGGCGGACGGCCCTTTCCCTGGTGGATAAGAAGGGGACGCGCTACACCTTCCGCGTCACCGACCGAACCCGCATTCGCCTGAACAGCGGGCCGGCGGTGCTGGAGGACCTGAGGCCGGGCGACGAGGTGCGCGTCCAGGCGGCGGCGGGTGAGGCGCTGCGCGTTGAGGCGACCCGCCCCGAGCCGGAGGAGAAGGACATCGCCGGGACCATTGTCACGCTGGTTTTGGGCGACAATCCCTCGCTGAGCGTGAAGACGCGGAGCGGGCAGGTTTATACCTACCGGGTAACGGACGACACGCGCATCAGCCTGGATGGTAGGGCAGCGACCCTGGATGCGCTGCGCACCGGGTGGCAGGCCGAGCTGACCGTTAAAGGTGACACGGCCCTCAGCATCGCTGCCGTGACGCCGGAACCGGCGGAAACGGAGCTCACGGGGACCTTGGTGCAGCTGAAGTTCGGCAGTGCCGGCTCGCTGGCGGTGGAAGATGAAAACGGCCGGCGCTCGGAGTACCGGGTGGCCAACAACGTGCGCGTGCGCCTCGACGGGAAGGAAGGGACCCTCTGGCAGCTCGCGATCGGGATGCAGGTGAAGCTCCACATCCGGGCCGGCGCGGTGTACGAGATAGAAGCAGAGAATTAA
- a CDS encoding Ig-like domain-containing protein, whose translation MAKGSRQNMALLLAALLVLAGGVPMRAAGTFSDLKGHWVEPKVEDLVAAGVLSPGDRFRPRDPVTRADFVKMLVLAAGLPQVVTVPATFSDVRQSTWFYNYVETAAHYGIVKGDEAGRFRPFEGLTREEMASMVMRALGDTTSASAAFLTRFKDGDRVSSWAKDDVARAVARGILAGTDQGFLFPSQAATRDQAAAVAWQVWQKRGRVTPPSAGGTPGALTAEVTVLAADRVRVSFSSPVDRASAATAARYSIVPATGLQVGVPVTAVQVAADAKSVELTTGVLTTGTRYLLTVRDVAAAGGAAHTLSLSFSAPDFSSLPPAGPGTQGGVTVLGPTRLKVAFASDLDPASLAAGVEGNFTLVLAGTAFSPGVVSEAQLVSSREVLLTVPALAAGKEYTLSVYNVRDRYGQKLSSSPLSFTFSVQADTQPPALAGVNSTGPSTLEVAFTEDVDPAVAGSTTAYRLRENGLAPQAAVVSGRTVNLVFPAPLTAGAAYTLEVAETADLWGNRMGPQSRVFSVQPDGVAPRVVAAQAASSTAVEVQFSEPLSAVGSYTLERDGRGVDIARAEQVAPGRVRLSAYLGRSGRYRLQAEGAVDLAGNRAAAQVIYFTYDGTEAGGDAFPPVVTAVKTALGSSDELEVTFSRPVRAASAEKARNYQLTLADDLSTAIDVDDVTLADDEKTVRVTLDEPLTAGVSYRYFISGVEGTDGREMIPAAGYLVAGSGSGFVTRVAALDARRLEVTFGQDVQGQYAASNYGLVEQASGRLIPILGVESGGEARRVVLKLGQDLEEDEDYTFSAGNTIADAGGRLLPTFTAGFRARFDAAARLRLRDVEPVDSRSFRLTFSKPVAEVKVDLTGYNLDYEYYGAVVLVRANKSFRSGDAYRLEVWARDRDNPPQVLDWERATLEFGEMSGRTELVDVVAATSQRVKVEFSGPLDADTASDPDNYYLRVESAQGPLFQPVRAEYDPAHYLVWLYLPAASSLGEGRYYLTLDGVEDALGNRFDPDDAYRFYGVDTVPPVVLLPYLPNQEGQPVVLRTAGGTVTLEGTPGAVEAEAYLRLYVDDKLVKVAQAEKDGSFPALDLGPLRGRHTLRLVVTDAAGNSGERSQAYDL comes from the coding sequence ATGGCGAAGGGGTCCAGGCAGAACATGGCACTGCTCCTGGCGGCTCTGCTGGTTCTGGCTGGCGGGGTGCCCATGCGCGCTGCCGGCACGTTCAGCGACCTTAAAGGCCACTGGGTGGAGCCGAAGGTCGAGGACCTGGTGGCGGCGGGCGTGCTCAGCCCGGGCGACAGATTCCGGCCGCGGGATCCGGTGACACGGGCCGACTTCGTTAAAATGCTGGTGCTGGCGGCCGGGCTGCCGCAGGTGGTGACCGTTCCTGCCACCTTCAGCGATGTCCGCCAAAGCACCTGGTTTTACAACTACGTGGAGACGGCGGCCCACTACGGCATTGTCAAGGGGGACGAGGCGGGGCGCTTTCGCCCCTTCGAAGGGTTGACCCGCGAAGAGATGGCCAGCATGGTCATGCGCGCCCTGGGCGACACCACCTCCGCCAGTGCGGCCTTCCTCACCCGTTTTAAGGACGGCGACCGCGTCTCCAGCTGGGCGAAGGACGATGTGGCCCGGGCCGTAGCGCGGGGCATCCTGGCCGGCACCGACCAGGGCTTCCTCTTTCCCTCGCAGGCGGCCACGCGCGACCAGGCTGCGGCGGTGGCCTGGCAGGTGTGGCAAAAACGCGGCCGGGTGACACCGCCGTCCGCCGGAGGCACACCCGGCGCCTTGACGGCAGAGGTTACCGTACTGGCGGCCGACCGCGTGCGCGTCAGCTTCAGTTCCCCGGTGGACCGGGCCAGCGCGGCTACGGCGGCGCGCTACAGCATTGTCCCGGCCACGGGCCTGCAGGTGGGGGTACCCGTGACGGCAGTGCAGGTGGCTGCGGACGCAAAGAGCGTGGAGCTTACCACCGGCGTCCTCACGACCGGGACGCGCTACCTGCTCACCGTGCGCGACGTGGCTGCAGCGGGCGGGGCCGCGCACACGCTTTCGCTTTCCTTCAGCGCGCCGGACTTCAGCTCCCTGCCGCCGGCCGGGCCGGGGACGCAAGGCGGGGTGACGGTGCTCGGGCCGACGCGCCTTAAGGTGGCCTTCGCCAGCGACCTGGACCCGGCCTCGCTCGCGGCCGGTGTGGAGGGGAACTTCACCCTAGTGCTGGCCGGGACGGCCTTCAGCCCCGGTGTGGTCAGCGAGGCGCAGCTTGTCTCGTCCCGTGAGGTGCTGCTTACTGTGCCGGCGCTGGCGGCCGGCAAGGAGTATACCTTGAGCGTTTACAATGTCCGGGACAGGTACGGCCAGAAGCTTTCTTCCAGCCCGCTCAGCTTCACCTTCAGCGTGCAGGCGGACACGCAGCCCCCGGCGCTGGCGGGTGTAAACTCCACCGGGCCGTCCACGCTCGAGGTTGCCTTTACGGAGGATGTAGATCCGGCGGTGGCCGGAAGTACGACGGCCTACCGGTTGCGCGAGAACGGCCTGGCGCCGCAGGCGGCCGTGGTGAGCGGCCGCACGGTGAACCTGGTTTTTCCCGCGCCGCTCACTGCGGGTGCCGCCTACACCCTGGAGGTGGCAGAAACGGCGGACCTGTGGGGTAACCGCATGGGGCCGCAGTCGCGCGTTTTCAGCGTGCAGCCGGACGGCGTTGCACCCCGGGTGGTGGCGGCGCAGGCCGCCTCGTCCACGGCGGTGGAGGTGCAGTTCAGCGAGCCCCTCAGCGCCGTGGGGAGTTATACCCTGGAACGCGACGGGCGCGGGGTGGACATTGCGCGGGCCGAGCAGGTGGCGCCCGGGCGGGTGCGCCTGAGCGCCTACCTGGGGCGAAGCGGTCGCTACCGGCTCCAGGCGGAAGGGGCGGTCGACCTGGCTGGAAACCGCGCTGCCGCCCAGGTGATTTACTTTACCTACGACGGCACCGAGGCAGGGGGCGACGCCTTCCCGCCTGTGGTGACGGCGGTTAAGACCGCCCTGGGAAGCAGCGACGAGCTCGAGGTTACCTTCAGCCGGCCGGTGCGCGCCGCCAGCGCGGAAAAGGCGCGCAACTACCAGCTTACCCTGGCGGATGACTTGAGCACGGCCATTGACGTGGACGATGTCACCCTGGCGGATGACGAAAAGACGGTGCGCGTCACCCTCGACGAGCCGCTCACGGCGGGCGTATCGTACCGCTACTTCATCTCCGGGGTGGAGGGAACCGATGGCCGAGAGATGATTCCGGCCGCCGGGTACTTGGTGGCCGGGAGCGGCAGCGGCTTTGTTACCCGGGTGGCGGCGCTGGATGCGCGGCGCCTGGAGGTGACCTTCGGCCAGGACGTGCAGGGGCAGTATGCCGCCAGCAACTACGGCCTGGTGGAACAGGCGTCCGGCCGGCTGATCCCCATACTGGGGGTGGAGAGCGGCGGCGAGGCGCGGCGGGTGGTGCTCAAGCTCGGCCAGGACCTGGAGGAAGATGAAGACTACACCTTCAGCGCCGGCAACACCATTGCCGACGCCGGCGGGCGCCTCCTCCCCACGTTTACCGCCGGCTTCCGCGCCCGCTTCGACGCGGCGGCGCGGCTGCGCCTCCGGGACGTGGAGCCGGTGGACAGCCGCAGCTTCCGGCTCACCTTCAGCAAGCCGGTGGCGGAGGTGAAGGTGGATCTGACGGGCTATAACCTGGATTACGAGTACTACGGGGCGGTGGTCTTGGTACGGGCCAACAAGAGTTTCCGAAGCGGTGACGCCTACCGCCTCGAGGTGTGGGCGCGGGACCGGGACAACCCGCCTCAGGTGCTGGATTGGGAGCGCGCGACGCTGGAGTTTGGTGAAATGAGCGGGCGCACGGAACTGGTGGACGTGGTGGCCGCTACCAGCCAGCGGGTGAAGGTGGAGTTCAGCGGGCCGCTCGATGCCGACACCGCCTCCGACCCCGACAACTATTACCTGCGCGTGGAGTCGGCCCAGGGGCCCCTTTTCCAGCCTGTGCGGGCGGAGTACGACCCGGCGCACTACCTGGTCTGGCTGTACCTGCCGGCGGCGTCCTCGCTGGGCGAGGGCCGCTACTACCTCACGCTTGACGGTGTGGAAGACGCACTGGGCAACCGGTTCGACCCGGACGACGCCTACCGCTTCTACGGAGTCGATACCGTTCCCCCGGTGGTGCTGCTGCCGTACCTTCCGAATCAGGAGGGGCAGCCGGTGGTACTCCGGACGGCGGGCGGCACGGTCACCTTGGAGGGAACCCCGGGAGCGGTGGAGGCGGAAGCCTACCTGCGCCTCTACGTGGACGACAAGCTGGTGAAGGTGGCGCAGGCGGAAAAGGACGGCAGCTTCCCCGCCCTTGACCTGGGGCCGCTCCGGGGGCGCCATACCCTGCGCCTGGTGGTGACTGACGCGGCGGGCAACAGCGGTGAGCGCAGCCAGGCCTATGACCTGTAG
- a CDS encoding TetR/AcrR family transcriptional regulator, with protein MEQTTGKAEAILAAALKVFGEQGFSQARVEDIARAAGVGKGTIYEYFASKQAIFERAVEQGMTRYLNCLDEELAAPRPAEEKLRRIARLHVAFVVGHMDLAHIVAGDPGVLSERLKERVLVMRRSVEERIARILAAGMAQGRLRHVEGRVAARAFLGALAAAGMNFFEHLDRDPGVVAETVSDLFLNGLRAAPGKPE; from the coding sequence GTGGAGCAAACGACCGGGAAGGCCGAGGCGATCCTCGCGGCCGCTCTAAAGGTTTTTGGGGAGCAGGGCTTCAGCCAGGCGCGCGTGGAGGATATCGCCCGGGCGGCGGGGGTGGGCAAGGGTACCATCTACGAGTACTTCGCCTCCAAGCAGGCGATCTTTGAACGGGCGGTGGAGCAGGGCATGACCCGCTATTTGAACTGCCTGGATGAGGAACTGGCCGCGCCCCGGCCGGCGGAGGAGAAGCTGCGGCGCATCGCCCGCCTGCACGTAGCCTTCGTGGTGGGGCACATGGACCTGGCTCACATTGTGGCCGGGGATCCGGGGGTGCTCTCGGAACGGCTCAAAGAACGCGTCCTGGTCATGCGCCGTTCCGTGGAAGAAAGGATCGCCCGCATCCTCGCCGCCGGGATGGCCCAGGGGCGGCTCCGGCACGTGGAGGGCCGGGTTGCGGCGCGGGCTTTTCTGGGCGCCCTGGCGGCGGCCGGCATGAACTTTTTTGAGCACCTGGACCGGGATCCGGGCGTCGTGGCAGAGACAGTGAGCGACCTTTTCCTCAACGGCCTGCGGGCCGCGCCGGGGAAGCCGGAATAG
- a CDS encoding response regulator has product MPTLLVVDDQPGICRLFLELFHDQGLRVITAGSGDEALVRLKAECPDVLLLDLKLPGEDGTFVLQQARRMHPHLPVILMTGYREAEFPNEATREAGVVAVLRKPFDIFEARRLVLDCCLAPLAKEA; this is encoded by the coding sequence ATGCCGACACTCCTTGTGGTCGATGACCAACCGGGCATATGCCGTCTGTTCCTCGAGCTTTTCCACGACCAGGGTCTGCGGGTTATCACCGCCGGCAGCGGTGATGAGGCCCTGGTGCGGCTGAAAGCTGAATGCCCGGACGTGCTGCTGCTGGACTTGAAACTGCCGGGAGAAGATGGTACCTTCGTGCTCCAGCAGGCGCGAAGAATGCATCCGCACCTGCCGGTGATCCTAATGACCGGTTACCGCGAAGCCGAATTCCCCAACGAGGCCACGCGCGAGGCCGGCGTGGTGGCGGTGCTGCGCAAGCCCTTTGACATCTTCGAAGCCCGCCGCCTGGTGCTGGATTGTTGCCTGGCCCCGCTGGCGAAGGAAGCCTAG